In Dioscorea cayenensis subsp. rotundata cultivar TDr96_F1 chromosome 11, TDr96_F1_v2_PseudoChromosome.rev07_lg8_w22 25.fasta, whole genome shotgun sequence, a single genomic region encodes these proteins:
- the LOC120271822 gene encoding uncharacterized protein LOC120271822 isoform X1 — protein MLLNNFSSTDGHFLFIASSWNGTNQVSSGGFFVSSSDYKISTVGCKTNLAEAQIVADLQILVTTLQASSNHSLSIQNIFVDNSNIPTLFRAVDSTCSWHLLTLINRINPLLSSASNPHIHVIPRDWLKVSVKLAIFG, from the exons ATGCTCCTCAATAATTTCTCCAGCACTGATGGCCATTTTCTCTTCATTGCCTCCTCTTGGAATGGCACTAATCAG GTAAGTAGTGGAGGATTCTTTGTGTCTTCTTCTGATTATAAAATTTCTACTGTAGGTTGCAAGACAAATTTGGCTGAAGCTCAGATTGTGGCTGATTTGCAGATCCTTGTTACTACGCTGCAAGCTTCTTCTAATCATTCCTTGAGCATTCAAAACATTTTCGTTGATAATTCAAACATTCCAACCCTCTTTCGTGCGGTTGATTCTACTTGCTCTTGGCACCTGCTTACGTTGATCAATCGAATTAATCCCTTGCTGTCAAGTGCCTCTAATCCCCACATTCATGTCATTCCAAGAGATTGGTTGAAAGTATCAGTCAAGCTTGCCATTTTTGGGTGA
- the LOC120271872 gene encoding SPX domain-containing membrane protein OsI_21475-like isoform X1, whose protein sequence is MVNFGKKLVANQVEEWKSYYINYKLMKKRVRQYAQQVEAGRKDRRQILKEFSRMLDDQIEKFVLFLLEQQGLLARRIELLGEHRTLLSGQPDIRQISDLREAYRAVGQELLKLLKFLDMNATGIRKILKKFDKRFGFRFTDYYLTSRANHPYSQLQQVFKHVGIGAVVGALSRNLADLQDRQGSYLSIYDQPSVSVKDPIIDQIQASVDKLTRSTNFLQFLGQHALIVHEDIPSSAEDQADADKYHFMSLLLNLVNTFLYMVNTYIIVPTADDYSMNLGAAATVCGVIIGAMAVAQIFSSVYFSAWSNKSYMSPLVFSTILLLVGNTLYALAFDLQSITVLLIGRLLCGLGSARAINRRYISDCVPSKIRLQASAGFVSASALGMACGPALAGFLQTKFKIYFLTFNQDTLPGWVMTLAWLLYLFWLWISFREPTREAAESHPPQDINAGHLKNDLENGLVKPLLLNSEENHDEDGEQDYDESEEASEDSRGPATSVASAYRLLTPSVKVQLLIYFMLKYAMEILLSESSVITSYYFGWTTSKVAIFLAVLGLTVLPVNAVVGTYISNMFEDRQILLASQIMLCVGILMSFNFVGSYTVPQYVSSALITFVSAEVLEGVNLSLLSQVMSSRLARGTYNGGLLSTEAGTLARVVADGTITLAGYLGVGRLLNVTLIPSLLICLTCILSTFLTFPTLY, encoded by the exons ATGgttaattttggaaagaaactAGTAGCTAATCAAGTTGAGGAGTGGAAAAG TTATTATATCAACTACAAATTAATGAAGAAGAGAGTGCGCCAATATGCTCAACAGGTTGAAGCAGGCAGAAAAGATCGCCGTCAAATCCTCAAAGAGTTCTCTAGAATGCTAGATGACCAg attgaaaaatttgtCCTTTTTCTTTTGGAGCAACAAGGGCTTCTTGCAAGGAGAATTGAGCTACTAGGAGAACATCGTACACTTCTTTCAGGACAGCCAGATATTCGACAAATATCTGATCTGCGAGAGGCATACAGGGCAGTGGGTCAAGAACTTTTGAAACTTCTTAAGTTTCTAGACATGAATGCTACTGGCATCCGTAAGATATTGAAAAAATTTGACAAACGGTTTGGATTTAGGTTTACGGATTATTATTTAACTTCTCGGGCAAATCATCCTTACTCTCAGCTGCAACAGGTCTTTAAGCATGTG GGAATAGGAGCCGTTGTAGGAGCTTTGTCCCGTAACCTTGCTGATCTTCAAGATCGTCAGGGGAGCTACTTATCTATTTATGACCAGCCATCTGTTTCTGTGAAG GATCCTATTATTGATCAAATTCAAGCATCGGTTGACAAATTGACAAGATCAACAaactttcttcaatttttagGACAGCATGCACTTATTGTGCATGAAGATATTCCTAGTTCTGCAGAGGATCAAGCTGATGCTGATAAATACCATTTCATGTCTCTTCTATTGAATTTAGTGAATACTTTTCTCTATATGGTCAACACATACATCATAGTGCCAACTGCAGATGACTACTCAATGAACCTTGGAGCTGCAGCTACAGTTTGCGGTGTTATTATTGGGGCCATGGCAGTTGCACAAATTTTCTCTTCAGTTTACTTTAGCGCATGGTCGAATAAGTCCTACATGAGTCCACTTGTATTTAGCACTATCCTACTTCTCGTGGGCAATACCTTATATGCACTAGCTTTTGATCTTCAGTCAATTACAGTTCTCCTCATTGGCCGTCTACTTTGTGG GTTGGGTTCTGCAAGGGCTATCAACCGCCGTTATATCAGTGACTGTGTGCCCTCTAAAATACGCTTGCAAGCTTCTGCTGGTTTTGTTAGTGCTAGTGCCCTTGGAATGGCTTGTGGTCCTGCCCTTGCTGGCTTTCTCCAAACTAAATTCAAGATATACTTTTTAACATTTAACCAAGACACCTTACCAGGATGGGTTATGACATTAGCTTggcttttatatttgttttggttgtggATTTCCTTCAGAGAGCCTACTCGTGAAGCTGCTGAGAGCCATCCCCCACAGGATATTAATGCTG GGCACTTGAAGAATGATTTGGAAAATGGCCTTGTGAAACCTTTGCTCTTGAATTCGGAAGAGAAtcatgatgaagatggagaGCAAGATTATGATGAGAGTGAAGAAGCCTCTGAAGATTCTCGCGGACCTGCAACCTCAGTTGCTTCAGCATATAGATTACTTACACCATCTGTGAAG GTTCAGTTGTTGATCTATTTCATGCTTAAGTATGCAATGGAGATATTGCTTTCGGAATCAAGTGTGATTACATCATACTACTTTGGGTGGACAACAAGCAAAGTGGCAATTTTTCTTGCTGTTCTTGGGCTGACTGTCCTGCCTGTGAATGCTGTTGTTGGGACCTACATTAGCAACATGTTTGAGGACAG GCAAATATTGTTGGCATCTCAGATTATGCTGTGTGTTGGCATACTCATGAGCTTTAATTTTGTAGGCTCTTACACTGTACCACAATATGTAAGCTCAGCCCTCATCACTTTTGTGTCAGCTGAAGTCCTTGAAG GTGTTAATCTATCCCTTCTATCACAAGTTATGTCATCACGGCTTGCCCGTGGGACTTACAATGGTGGCCTGCTATCGACAGAAGCAGGGACCTTGGCTCGAGTGGTTGCAGATGGCACGATTACATTAGCTGGTTATTTGGGTGTAGGAAGGCTTCTAAATGTTACCTTAATCCCATCACTGCTAATCTGTTTAACCTGCATTCTTTCAACTTTTCTGACATTTCCCACTCTGTATTGA
- the LOC120271822 gene encoding uncharacterized protein LOC120271822 isoform X2: protein MLLNNFSSTDGHFLFIASSWNGTNQILVTTLQASSNHSLSIQNIFVDNSNIPTLFRAVDSTCSWHLLTLINRINPLLSSASNPHIHVIPRDWLKVSVKLAIFG, encoded by the exons ATGCTCCTCAATAATTTCTCCAGCACTGATGGCCATTTTCTCTTCATTGCCTCCTCTTGGAATGGCACTAATCAG ATCCTTGTTACTACGCTGCAAGCTTCTTCTAATCATTCCTTGAGCATTCAAAACATTTTCGTTGATAATTCAAACATTCCAACCCTCTTTCGTGCGGTTGATTCTACTTGCTCTTGGCACCTGCTTACGTTGATCAATCGAATTAATCCCTTGCTGTCAAGTGCCTCTAATCCCCACATTCATGTCATTCCAAGAGATTGGTTGAAAGTATCAGTCAAGCTTGCCATTTTTGGGTGA
- the LOC120271872 gene encoding SPX domain-containing membrane protein OsI_08463-like isoform X2, translated as MVNFGKKLVANQVEEWKSYYINYKLMKKRVRQYAQQVEAGRKDRRQILKEFSRMLDDQGIGAVVGALSRNLADLQDRQGSYLSIYDQPSVSVKDPIIDQIQASVDKLTRSTNFLQFLGQHALIVHEDIPSSAEDQADADKYHFMSLLLNLVNTFLYMVNTYIIVPTADDYSMNLGAAATVCGVIIGAMAVAQIFSSVYFSAWSNKSYMSPLVFSTILLLVGNTLYALAFDLQSITVLLIGRLLCGLGSARAINRRYISDCVPSKIRLQASAGFVSASALGMACGPALAGFLQTKFKIYFLTFNQDTLPGWVMTLAWLLYLFWLWISFREPTREAAESHPPQDINAGHLKNDLENGLVKPLLLNSEENHDEDGEQDYDESEEASEDSRGPATSVASAYRLLTPSVKVQLLIYFMLKYAMEILLSESSVITSYYFGWTTSKVAIFLAVLGLTVLPVNAVVGTYISNMFEDRQILLASQIMLCVGILMSFNFVGSYTVPQYVSSALITFVSAEVLEGVNLSLLSQVMSSRLARGTYNGGLLSTEAGTLARVVADGTITLAGYLGVGRLLNVTLIPSLLICLTCILSTFLTFPTLY; from the exons ATGgttaattttggaaagaaactAGTAGCTAATCAAGTTGAGGAGTGGAAAAG TTATTATATCAACTACAAATTAATGAAGAAGAGAGTGCGCCAATATGCTCAACAGGTTGAAGCAGGCAGAAAAGATCGCCGTCAAATCCTCAAAGAGTTCTCTAGAATGCTAGATGACCAg GGAATAGGAGCCGTTGTAGGAGCTTTGTCCCGTAACCTTGCTGATCTTCAAGATCGTCAGGGGAGCTACTTATCTATTTATGACCAGCCATCTGTTTCTGTGAAG GATCCTATTATTGATCAAATTCAAGCATCGGTTGACAAATTGACAAGATCAACAaactttcttcaatttttagGACAGCATGCACTTATTGTGCATGAAGATATTCCTAGTTCTGCAGAGGATCAAGCTGATGCTGATAAATACCATTTCATGTCTCTTCTATTGAATTTAGTGAATACTTTTCTCTATATGGTCAACACATACATCATAGTGCCAACTGCAGATGACTACTCAATGAACCTTGGAGCTGCAGCTACAGTTTGCGGTGTTATTATTGGGGCCATGGCAGTTGCACAAATTTTCTCTTCAGTTTACTTTAGCGCATGGTCGAATAAGTCCTACATGAGTCCACTTGTATTTAGCACTATCCTACTTCTCGTGGGCAATACCTTATATGCACTAGCTTTTGATCTTCAGTCAATTACAGTTCTCCTCATTGGCCGTCTACTTTGTGG GTTGGGTTCTGCAAGGGCTATCAACCGCCGTTATATCAGTGACTGTGTGCCCTCTAAAATACGCTTGCAAGCTTCTGCTGGTTTTGTTAGTGCTAGTGCCCTTGGAATGGCTTGTGGTCCTGCCCTTGCTGGCTTTCTCCAAACTAAATTCAAGATATACTTTTTAACATTTAACCAAGACACCTTACCAGGATGGGTTATGACATTAGCTTggcttttatatttgttttggttgtggATTTCCTTCAGAGAGCCTACTCGTGAAGCTGCTGAGAGCCATCCCCCACAGGATATTAATGCTG GGCACTTGAAGAATGATTTGGAAAATGGCCTTGTGAAACCTTTGCTCTTGAATTCGGAAGAGAAtcatgatgaagatggagaGCAAGATTATGATGAGAGTGAAGAAGCCTCTGAAGATTCTCGCGGACCTGCAACCTCAGTTGCTTCAGCATATAGATTACTTACACCATCTGTGAAG GTTCAGTTGTTGATCTATTTCATGCTTAAGTATGCAATGGAGATATTGCTTTCGGAATCAAGTGTGATTACATCATACTACTTTGGGTGGACAACAAGCAAAGTGGCAATTTTTCTTGCTGTTCTTGGGCTGACTGTCCTGCCTGTGAATGCTGTTGTTGGGACCTACATTAGCAACATGTTTGAGGACAG GCAAATATTGTTGGCATCTCAGATTATGCTGTGTGTTGGCATACTCATGAGCTTTAATTTTGTAGGCTCTTACACTGTACCACAATATGTAAGCTCAGCCCTCATCACTTTTGTGTCAGCTGAAGTCCTTGAAG GTGTTAATCTATCCCTTCTATCACAAGTTATGTCATCACGGCTTGCCCGTGGGACTTACAATGGTGGCCTGCTATCGACAGAAGCAGGGACCTTGGCTCGAGTGGTTGCAGATGGCACGATTACATTAGCTGGTTATTTGGGTGTAGGAAGGCTTCTAAATGTTACCTTAATCCCATCACTGCTAATCTGTTTAACCTGCATTCTTTCAACTTTTCTGACATTTCCCACTCTGTATTGA